The Changchengzhania lutea genomic sequence AGTCTACAGCTTTTGATCATTTCAGGAAACCATTTATCTACATCTTTACCGGAACCTATTATTTCCCAAGCTTGTTCAGGTGTAACATCAATTGTACGTATTACTTGTTGTTCAGATTTCGTCATTTGTAATGTTTTATTAGTTAATAATGATACAAAGATGAAAGAATAGCACAAATTAGATTTTACTTATCGGTTCAATCAGTTGCCTATTTGTTCCAAACGATATTTCGATGGAGATGCGTTATATTTAGAATAAAAAGACCTTGAAAAATGGGCAGGATTATTAAAACCACAGTCATATGCAATAGCACTGATGGGTTCAGATGAATATGTGAGCAACTCTGCAGCCCGTTCTAATTTTTTGTTTTTTATATAATGAGCAGGGTTTTGGTTATACTCCTTTTTAAATTCCCTTATGAAGGATGAACGGCTCAAAAAAGTTAGATTGGCCAACTGGTCTATTGAAATAGCAGTATAAATATGCGCATTAATTATTTCTTTTAAGTTATAAATTCTAGGTGTAAATAAATTGGAAAGGATTGAAAATACCGTTTGGTCATTTTGAGTTTTTACTAGCAAAAGAATCAATTCCTTGATCTTTAACTTTAAAATTTCATCATCTACTAATTCCTGGTTTTCAAAATAAAATAATAGACTATCAAAATATTTCTCCAGTAGTCCGTTGGCTTTTACCTTGGTCATGTTTGGAACCACCACCTTATTGGATTGTTTCAAAAAATCTGGCAATTTGTCTGCATATATTGCTTTTAAAGTTTCAGGGTAGAAGTGGATGGTGATAATATTGTTCAATACATCTTTTTTTGTAACATTCACCCTCGATAGATAATTTCCGCATTTTTTTAAAACAGATTCACCTTTGGTGACCGACAGATGGCTATCTTCAGAAATCTCAATATGTTGTCCTTCCAGAACGTAAATAAAACATGCTTCTTGAATCATTTTACCTGGAAGCTCAAAAGGAGGCCTGATAATAATCTTATTAAAAACCGCTTTGCCCAAAAATGTAAATGTTTTACTTTCTATAATCATTTTTTGTACATAAACCGCTTATTATTTATTACTACAAAGCTAATCATTTCCCCAACCATTTCTTTAGTAGAATAGAAAGTACGGGTAAACCCACATAAACCATATAGAGTATTAAAATAACAGTGAGAATAAAGGTCCTTAAAGGAATAGGAAGCACAATTAACCAATTTTTAAATAGCTCAAAAATGAGTGCTGTACAAGCGTAAATAGGTAACCGTGCAATAATATAAATGTCTTTATTGTTAATATAACTAATTATGTTTCATACAAAAACGACCATTTTCAAAATAAATTATCATTTACTGTAACAGTCATCTTTCCACTATGTCTAAATTATAAAGCAAGTATATTATTAACAAAAAATAAACTTTATGATTCACAAAACACAATCAAAATTACTTACGGTCATATTATTCTGTATGACTTCAATTACTATTAACGCTCAAACAATTAAAACAAAAAAGATGACACAAGAACAACAGAATGTATTAAACGCAATCGAAAAAATGACAGGAGCCTTTCAAAATAAAGATATTGATGGCGTTATGGCTTGTTATGAAAAAAACGCAGTAGTTGTATTCGAGCCTGAATCACCTATTTCAGATACAACCGTTTTGCGAGAAATGTTTCAAGGTATGTCAATGATCAATCCTGTATTCACTTATAGTGGACACGAAGTGTTTATAACAGGAAATATCGCAACTCATATTGCACCTTGGAAAATGACAGGAAAAGCACCAGACGGAACTGTAATCAAACAAAGTGGATTATCAGTTGCCGTTTTAAGAAAACAAGAAGACGGAAAGTGGCTAATGATATTAGACAATCCTCACGGTCAATTCTTAATGAACAATTAAGATAATTCTGATAACATTTTGCCTTTACAAAGGCAAAATGTTATTTTTAAACAAAACACGAAATGGCTAACAAATTATTTGACTTCACAACTACAGACACTATTTTGATAGAAAAATCTCTTACAGGAAATAAGGAAGCATTGGAAAATTTGATTAAAAAACATCAAGATTGGATTTATAATATTGCTTTGACTTTTGTTGGTGACAAAGATGAAGCAGCAGATTTGACACAAGAAGTTCTAATAAAAATTGTTACAAAATTAGATTCGTTCAAACAAAAAAGCAGTTTTAAAACTTGGGTATATCGCATTGTAAAAAACCATTTTTTGAATATGAAAAGAGGGAAATACGAAATCAATGCTCCAACATTTGAACAATTCGGACAAGGACTTGACCAATTACCAAGCGAATCACTTTCTGACTATTCTTATGAAGTTGAAAATAAACTTTTAGTAAAAGAAGCCAAAATCAGTTGTATGAAAGGAATGCTACTATGTCTTGACCGAGAACAACGAATGATTTATATCATTGGAGAATTATTTGAATTCAAGGACACTATTGGAAGTGATATAATGGAAATTTCAAAAGGAAATTTCAGAGTAAAACTACATAGAGCAAAAAAGCAATTATATAATTTTATGGACAATAAATGTGGTCTTATAAACAAAAGTAATCCTTGTAGGTGTTCAAGAAAAACTGCGGGGTTTATAAAAATGGGCTTTGTAGACCCAGTAAACTTACATTTTCAGAAAAAAACGATTGCCAGTATCAATAAAGTAATCGACAAGAAAGTAGAAACTTATAAAGGAGAAGTAATATCAGAATATCAAAAATTGTTTCAAGAACATCCATTTGTACAAAGTCCAGATAAATTGAAATCAATTAAAAAATTACTCTCATCTGAAGCAATAAAAGAAACCTTTAATTTCGACTAAAATAAAGCGCGAAAGCCTAGCAAAGTATAAGTAATGGCTAAGAAAGTGCAAGCCCCAAAGTCTGTGCTTTTTTGTGTTTTTGTGCTAACCAAAAAGTAAGTGCTTATAATCTCACTGCTTTTCATATACTTAACTTGTGTAAACCATGTGCCTTAACGAACATTAGTAAAATAGACGCCTAATTAAGACTTAAAAATATTTAAATCGAACTAATTACAGTGGTGAATAAACTATATAATGACAGAATCTGAAATTTTATTTAATAAAATAATCAATGAAATCCCGAGATGAGTTAAAGGGAAAATGTTTGGTGCTGAATGCATAAAATCTACTAATGGAAAAACCACGGCATTTTTTTGGAAAGAAAATATGGTTTTTAAACTTGACGAAAAAAGCAAAGAAAGCGCAATGAGAATTAAAGGAGCAGAAATAGGTTCGCACCTTTATGCGCCTGAAAAAAAAAATGAAAGGTTGGATTTCAATCCCAAATAATCATTCAGATAAATGGATTGAATTTACTGAAAAGGCACTTGAATATGTAAGCGGACTGAAATAATAACGAAAACCGTATAAAATTAATTACTAGTGGAGGCTACTCACAAAAATCCTAGCGGATTTTCTATTTGGTTTGTATTTGCTAAATTAGAAGCTTAAACAACTCAACTAATCTTAAAGAAACACGTTGTGCGTAATGCTCATACTAGCTACAAAATAATAATGGCAGAATTATTTAAAAATATTTACAACGAAGATTTTTTTGACAAATTCATTAAATCAGTTCAAGAAGTCATTTCAGACTTTAATAGAGAATCATTTTTAAATAGCATTTATGACAATGAATGGAATGACAGAGAATTAAAACAAAGGATGAGACATATAACTCATACTCTTAAAAGCCACTTATCGAATGATTTTAATGAAAATGCGGAAACAATATTAAATTTAATTCCTGTATTGGAGAATAACGGATTTAAACCAGATAACTTGGAATTCATATTTTTCCCTGACTTTATAGAAGTTTATGGATTAGATAATTACAACACTTCTGCTAACGCATTTGAAACCATCACTCAATTTGTCAGTTGTGAATTTGCGGTTAGACCTTTTATCATTAATAATCAAAAAGCAATGTTGAAGCAGATGTTTGATTGGTCTAATCACAAACATCCAATGGTTAGGCGACTTGCTACGGAAGGTTGTCGACCAAGACTTCCTTGGGCAATGGCAATACCATCTTTAAAAGAGAATCCAGAACCGATAATTCCTATTCTTGAAAATTTAAAAAATGATGTTTCGGAATCTGTAAGAAGAAGTGTAGCAAATAATCTTAATGATATTTCTAAAGACAATCCAACAAGAGTAATTAACCTTGTTAAAAGTTGGAAAGGTAAAACAAAAGAAACTGACTCATTAACCAAACACGCTTGTAGGACGCTTTTGAAACAAGGAAATTTAGAAGTAATGAAATTATTTGGTTTTGGAGCAATTGATAAAATCAAAATAACAGAATTTAAAATTATCACGCCAATTGTTAAAATTGGTGGTAATTTAGAATTCGCGTTTAATATTGTAAACACAAGTAACAAAAAATCAAAAATCCGATTAGAATATGGCCTTTATTATCAAAAAGCAAATGGCTCTTTATCGAAAAAAGTATTTAAAATAAGCGAAAAAGATTACTCTTTACAATCGATAACAAAAATTAATAGAAAGCAATCCTTTAAAATAATTACAACTCGAAAATTCCATACAGGGAAACACCAAGTATCTATTATAATAAACGGAACAGAATTTGAAAAAAGGGATTTTGAACTAAATGAATAAAGACAAACTTAAGACGTATAAAATTAATTGCAAGTACAAGCCTACTTACGAATCCCGAAGCGTCGGGACTCGCGGATTTTCTTCTATTCGGTTTGTATAAGAAAGACCTAAATTATATCTCAAAAAAAGCATCCCATCTTTTAACTGCGTATATTTTTTAGGGAAGGCCACAATTCTGAACTGTAACGGTCACCATTTTAATGTGTCTAAATTAGACAAACACTTAAAATAGATTTAAAATGGAGAAAAAAATGTTAGAAAAAAACTTTGACGTACAAAGTATCGGAATCAATGCAAACCACAGAGATGTATTTGAATTTGTTGCTAAACCAGAAAACTTGCCCTTATGGACAAAAGCCTTCACAAAAGCAGATACTAAATCTGCAATAATGGTTACCCCCAATGGTGAGTTGAGCATTGAAATGGAAACAGTAATCTCTAAAGATATGGGAACTGTCGATTGGGTTATGAAGATGCCAGATGGAAGTATCGGAAAGGCATTTTCAAGAGTTTCAGAAAACGGCAATGCAGCTATTTATTCATTTATTTTATTAGCACCACCTGTGCCTTTAGAACAATTGGAAGGGGCATTATCAGCCCAGAAACTATTGTTAGCAGATGAATTAGTAAATTTGAAGAATTTGCTCGAAACAAAGTAAAAAACGGCCAAGTTCAGACTTAAATCTTTACTTGGTCATTGAAAAAAGCGGAAATGAAAAGTATGTTTGAAGCTAACAATATTAAGGAAGAAGATAATATCCTTATCAACCAGGCTTTGAAAGGCGATAAAGTCGCCCTAGAAAATCTAATTAAAAAACATCAAAATTGGATCTATAATGTTGCTCTAGCCATGGTAAGCGACCATAATGATGCTGCCGATATTACACAAGAGGTATTAATAAAATGTATTACAAAATTAGGGACTTTTAAAAACGAAAGTAACTTTAGAACTTGGTTGTATCGTATTGTCAAAAATCATTTCCTGAATATGAAAAGAGGGAAGTATGAAACCAAACCAATGTCTTTTGACGAATTCGGAGAAGGACTAGATACCATACCCAATGAATCTTTATCAAATTATATTTATAAAATAGATAAGAATATTCTTATTGAGGAAGCTAAAATAAGTTGCATGAAAGGGATGCTCCTATGCCTTGATAGGGAACAACGCTTCATTTATATAATTGGCGAACTTTTTGAATTTTCAGATACAATCGGAAGCACGGTAATGGAAATTACCAAAGCAAATTTCAGGGTAAAACTTCATAGAGCGAAACAGCAACTTTATAATTTTATGAATGACAAATGTGGATTGGTGAACAAAAAAAATCCGTGTAGATGTGCCAGAAAAACCACTGGGTTTATTGAAAAGGGCTATGTTGACCCCATAAATCTTCATTTTCAAAAAGAAAGAATTACAACTATTGGGAAGGTGGCAAACAAAAAGGCAAATGCTTATGACAATGAAGTGATCAATGATTACCAACAGCTATTTCATAATCACCCTTTTGTGCAAAGTCCGGACAATTTAAAATCAATTAAAAAGTTGTTATCATCAAAATCGATTAAGGATACTTTTAATTTAGACTAAAACACACTTTAAAGTTGAGTATATCAATAAAATAATTATGGTCACTCATCGTACAATATATCCTTGATTCTATTTACACGCTTTATGAGATAGTCCTCTTACGAAAATCCTCGCGGATTTTCTTCTATTCGGTTTGTATAAGAAAGACCTAAACTATACCTCAAAAAAAGCATCCCACCTTTTAACTGCATGTAAGTATGAGCTTGGTTCGGAATAACCTAAAATATGTGCAATATCTTGTGTTTTCATTTGCTTTCCTTTTGCCAAGTAATAAGAAAGTTCTCTTTTAACATCATCTGAAATTTTTCTAAATGACAGTCCTTCTTCCGTAAGTTTTCTTTGAATTGTTCGGTCACTTAACGGAAATTGTTTTGAAATTTGTTCAAACGTTGGGAGTTCAGGACAACACATATTCAAAATCATATTTCTTACTTGTAAGGAAAAATTCTTGTAACCTATCTTTTCACTATTTATCATCATTAAAAATTTTGGCAATAAGTACTCGATCTCTTTTACACGCTTTCTGTTAATTTCAGTACCTAGAACTTTATTCCTCAAAATAATTAAATGTGAATTTCCTTTTTGGATATTTGAATTTAACAATGAGGAGTATTCATCAACGTCAGAATATGGTAATTGAAGCAGGGGATAATCATCATCAATTAACATCAATTTCAGCTCTCGATAGATAAAGCAAAAGGCAGTATCTAAAGTATGTTTTTTTAATATTTCATCTTCTAAAGTACAATCTAAACGCAATGTGTAGTATTCTACATTTTGAGAAATAACTAGAGATACAAGAGGAAAGGTTGAGTCAAGATAATTTTGCAATAATATAACTGCTTGCTCTATACTTGAGGCATTTAGAGATAGCTCTGCGATGAGGCCTAAAGCTTTTATATTAAGATAACTGCCATAATACAATCCAAAATATGGATTGTTTATCTTGTGTATAAGAACTTCTAATATTTCTAAATATTCCGAATCACTAACCCAATTATTTGAATTACAAACATCAAGCTCTCTTTCAATCAAATATTGTCTTAAAGTAAACTCATCAAAACCTTGACTAGTACCATAAAAAAATAGATTTGCAATATGCGGTGCTAAAATTCTCATTTATTTAAACGTAAAGATTGGCGTAAAATATCAATAAAACAAGTTTTATTCAATCTAATTTTACACCATACAACAATCTAATTAATAAAACAGAAATATGAATACATCACAAAAAGCGACAAAGTTAAATGCTATAACTACCCTTATATCAGGTGTTGGAATTTTAGTTTTTCAAAAACAATTAATGAATGTTTTTGAAATAACAAGTAGTATTCCTTTTCTTATAGTTGGCGGAGTAATTACTTTTTTTTCATTAACAATGTTTTTTGAAATAAAAAAACAAAGAGCATTAGCCATTTTGTGGATAATTGTTCAAGACACCTTATTCGTTTTGGTAAGTATTTATATACTTATTACACGACCTTTTGAGATTTCAGACACAGGATATCTATTAGTTGAACTGTTTATAATTCCCATTGTTTTTTTTATTATTTACCAATCCATTGGTTTGTCAAAACTAGATTCAATAAAGGGTTCTAATAAAAAATTCATGTCCTTTCAAAGAAAAGTAAAAGCGAGTAAAACTGATGTATGGAACATCATCTCAGACATTGAGAACTATCATAAAGTAGCTTCTAACATTGATAATGTGAAAATTATTTCAGGCGAGGGAGAAGGAATGATTCGTTCTTGTTCCCACGGTAAAGATAGTTGGTCTGAAACGTGTATTCTATGGGAAAACGAAAAACAATATTCTTTTTTAATCGATACCAAAGCACCTGATTACCCATATCCTTTTAAAACCTTGAAAGGAATTTGGAAGGTTGATGAAATTGGAACTAGTAATTCTGAAATTACCATGGAATTTGAATTTGAATATTCGAAGAAAATTCATAACATAATATTGCATCCACTATTGAAATTAAAGTTTACCAAAGTTTGTTTAGAAATAATGGACAATTGGCAATCAATATTGGAAACAAAAGTACGAAAGCACAACAAAGATGTATAAAAGCAATACAATATGGGTAATGGTTCCCATTTCGAACACGATGAAAAACACTTTGCTAACCTCGAACTTGACTTTGTGGAAAAACGTATTTGCCGTAGCTTATTTGTGATGTGAGCAGATACTGCAAGTGCGTGAGAAATCTTTCCCCATCTGAGATTTTTTATGACCACATTTGAGACGTTCAAAACCCTCATTCCATTTAATCCAAACCAAATATTCTTTACAATCTTCACCGGTTTTGAACCAATCAGAACTCCAGGAGGTTCTGACCCTTGAAAATATTCATAATATACCGATATTCATTGATTTTAAAGATATGAGGTTAAATACTGACCTTAATTTTAAATTAGTTTTCCAAATCCTTTATATATACCATAAATTGCACCATGCTTTAAAAATGGTGTTCCAAAGGATGCAAAAAATAAATTATGGTTTTTGTAATGTGATTTTTAGCTTAATCCACTCCATAAAATCAATATAGTCCAATACATTGTTAGAAATCTGCTCTTTCTCTAAACTTTGGTGAAGTATGGCAAAAGAATTTACTAACTCCTTTTTATTGGTAATATCAATGCTATTAGATAAAAATTTTAAAAGCAACTTCTCGTAAGCTTCTATTACTTTTTGTTTCTTCAAATAGCGCCGCATGGCATCAACATAATAGCGCAATACAAAGACGTTTTTTAATTCAAAATGGATTAACAAATTCAACCAATACGTATAAGTAATCAAGTCCGAACGATGATATTTTTCTTTTCCATTTAAAATAATATTGACCCATTTTAATGAAGCCTTGTAGTCAGTATTTAAAAAAAATAAATGAGAAAATTGAAATCTAAATGAAAGTAGATAATTTTTGGGGACCTTGCTATAATGCAAGTTTATATAAGCACATATTTCGTCAATAAGTCCAATCCCTTTAATCAAATCGTTTTGAGTTCTATAAATTTCTATTTCAATATTATATGCGCGCAAAATTTCTTTAATCAATGAAGCCGATTGATTTTTAATTTTTGTTGTAAAAACTTTTAGTTTGTTAAGTGTTTCAATAGCAATATCAAATTGATTCCTAAAAGTTAAATAGGCTAAATAGGTGTTAACAATAGAGCAATAAGTAGTAGCATATTCCGATTTTAGGTCAGGTTTGTCTTCCCAAATCTCAATGAGTTTTAGTAAACGGTGATGTTCATCATCGGAGTTTCCATTTCTAATGGCCTTTTGATATTGATGCAACTCATAAAGAGTATAATGATGTATGTTTTCTACATTCTTAAAAGATATTGAGAACTGCTCTGGATTTATATTGGCTAGTATCAAATCGGTATAATCAATACTAATAGATAATAGTTCTTTTTGCCTTTCAGTAAGACGCTTAATAGTTTCCCAATCTTGAGGAAATAAACTTTGATGTATTTTCCGTTTCCAATCAATTATCTGAATATGCAACGTATTTAATTGAAATTGAATCGCTTTTTTTTCGGCACGCTGTAATTCACTCTGGCAAATTTCATATAAACCTTTGTTATAAAGAATCTCCACATTTCTTAAAATGTCAATAAGTTCAGACTGAACAGATAGTTGTGAATGATAATTACGTAATGAGTTTAAAATTTTATGCTTTAAATAATTCTTTATGGTCGTAAACTGTTTAATAAAAGCTCTGTTCTTAAACTTGGCCTTAATCTGTACCTCATCATATAAGTCCTGTTTATCAATAGCATCAAAAACCAATAAGAATCGAGAAGAACCGTTTGCCTGATTTTTTAAATTAAAATAACGCTTTTCACTTTTAGTTAAAGATTTTATCAAATAAAAAAGCTCTTCATTTTTTTTCATTCGTTCTACGTATATTAGAATCCTATGTTTTTGTAAAAATAGAACAATAATAATATACTTTTAAAACTAAATTTGAAAACTGTTTAATCACAAAAAATAATAATATGTCAAATGCAATTAATTGGTTCGAGCTACCAAGTACAAATTTTGAGAGAGCTGTAAAATTTTATAGCAAAGTTTTAGGTTCTGAATTACAACCCATGGAAATGGATTTTAAAATGGCTTTTTTACCACATTCAGAGGGTGGTGTTGGAGGCTGTATCACGCACGGTAATGGCAACAAGCCTTCTAAAGAAGGGTCTTTTGTTTATCTTAATGGAGGTGATGATTTAAGCAAACCTTTAAGCAAAGTTGAAAAAGCAGGTGGCGAGGTGGTAATGGCAAAAACAGCTATAGGAGAAAACGGCTTTATGGCT encodes the following:
- a CDS encoding YybH family protein — encoded protein: MIHKTQSKLLTVILFCMTSITINAQTIKTKKMTQEQQNVLNAIEKMTGAFQNKDIDGVMACYEKNAVVVFEPESPISDTTVLREMFQGMSMINPVFTYSGHEVFITGNIATHIAPWKMTGKAPDGTVIKQSGLSVAVLRKQEDGKWLMILDNPHGQFLMNN
- a CDS encoding helix-turn-helix domain-containing protein, with the protein product MIIESKTFTFLGKAVFNKIIIRPPFELPGKMIQEACFIYVLEGQHIEISEDSHLSVTKGESVLKKCGNYLSRVNVTKKDVLNNIITIHFYPETLKAIYADKLPDFLKQSNKVVVPNMTKVKANGLLEKYFDSLLFYFENQELVDDEILKLKIKELILLLVKTQNDQTVFSILSNLFTPRIYNLKEIINAHIYTAISIDQLANLTFLSRSSFIREFKKEYNQNPAHYIKNKKLERAAELLTYSSEPISAIAYDCGFNNPAHFSRSFYSKYNASPSKYRLEQIGN
- a CDS encoding RNA polymerase sigma factor — protein: MKSMFEANNIKEEDNILINQALKGDKVALENLIKKHQNWIYNVALAMVSDHNDAADITQEVLIKCITKLGTFKNESNFRTWLYRIVKNHFLNMKRGKYETKPMSFDEFGEGLDTIPNESLSNYIYKIDKNILIEEAKISCMKGMLLCLDREQRFIYIIGELFEFSDTIGSTVMEITKANFRVKLHRAKQQLYNFMNDKCGLVNKKNPCRCARKTTGFIEKGYVDPINLHFQKERITTIGKVANKKANAYDNEVINDYQQLFHNHPFVQSPDNLKSIKKLLSSKSIKDTFNLD
- a CDS encoding AraC family transcriptional regulator gives rise to the protein MRILAPHIANLFFYGTSQGFDEFTLRQYLIERELDVCNSNNWVSDSEYLEILEVLIHKINNPYFGLYYGSYLNIKALGLIAELSLNASSIEQAVILLQNYLDSTFPLVSLVISQNVEYYTLRLDCTLEDEILKKHTLDTAFCFIYRELKLMLIDDDYPLLQLPYSDVDEYSSLLNSNIQKGNSHLIILRNKVLGTEINRKRVKEIEYLLPKFLMMINSEKIGYKNFSLQVRNMILNMCCPELPTFEQISKQFPLSDRTIQRKLTEEGLSFRKISDDVKRELSYYLAKGKQMKTQDIAHILGYSEPSSYLHAVKRWDAFFEV
- a CDS encoding DNA alkylation repair protein; translation: MAELFKNIYNEDFFDKFIKSVQEVISDFNRESFLNSIYDNEWNDRELKQRMRHITHTLKSHLSNDFNENAETILNLIPVLENNGFKPDNLEFIFFPDFIEVYGLDNYNTSANAFETITQFVSCEFAVRPFIINNQKAMLKQMFDWSNHKHPMVRRLATEGCRPRLPWAMAIPSLKENPEPIIPILENLKNDVSESVRRSVANNLNDISKDNPTRVINLVKSWKGKTKETDSLTKHACRTLLKQGNLEVMKLFGFGAIDKIKITEFKIITPIVKIGGNLEFAFNIVNTSNKKSKIRLEYGLYYQKANGSLSKKVFKISEKDYSLQSITKINRKQSFKIITTRKFHTGKHQVSIIINGTEFEKRDFELNE
- a CDS encoding type II toxin-antitoxin system RatA family toxin; the protein is MNTSQKATKLNAITTLISGVGILVFQKQLMNVFEITSSIPFLIVGGVITFFSLTMFFEIKKQRALAILWIIVQDTLFVLVSIYILITRPFEISDTGYLLVELFIIPIVFFIIYQSIGLSKLDSIKGSNKKFMSFQRKVKASKTDVWNIISDIENYHKVASNIDNVKIISGEGEGMIRSCSHGKDSWSETCILWENEKQYSFLIDTKAPDYPYPFKTLKGIWKVDEIGTSNSEITMEFEFEYSKKIHNIILHPLLKLKFTKVCLEIMDNWQSILETKVRKHNKDV
- a CDS encoding VOC family protein, which gives rise to MSNAINWFELPSTNFERAVKFYSKVLGSELQPMEMDFKMAFLPHSEGGVGGCITHGNGNKPSKEGSFVYLNGGDDLSKPLSKVEKAGGEVVMAKTAIGENGFMAVFLDTEGNRVAFHSMG
- a CDS encoding RNA polymerase sigma factor encodes the protein MANKLFDFTTTDTILIEKSLTGNKEALENLIKKHQDWIYNIALTFVGDKDEAADLTQEVLIKIVTKLDSFKQKSSFKTWVYRIVKNHFLNMKRGKYEINAPTFEQFGQGLDQLPSESLSDYSYEVENKLLVKEAKISCMKGMLLCLDREQRMIYIIGELFEFKDTIGSDIMEISKGNFRVKLHRAKKQLYNFMDNKCGLINKSNPCRCSRKTAGFIKMGFVDPVNLHFQKKTIASINKVIDKKVETYKGEVISEYQKLFQEHPFVQSPDKLKSIKKLLSSEAIKETFNFD